The following are encoded together in the uncultured Draconibacterium sp. genome:
- the gcvT gene encoding glycine cleavage system aminomethyltransferase GcvT — MKTTAFNQIHKSLGAKMVEFAGYEMPIEYSGIKAEHMCVREAVGVFDVSHMGEFWVKGPKALDLVAKITSNDPRILTLGQAQYSCFPNGKGGIVDDLLVYYYEPEKYMLVVNAANIEKDWNWVVAQNEEIGAELENASDNISQLAIQGPKATEVLQKLTEVDLSEIKFYTFTTDKFAGVDDVIISATGYTGAGGFELYFRNSVAEQIWKAIFEAGEEFGIQPVGLAARDTLRLEMGYCLYGNDIDDTTSPIEAGLGWITKFNNGRKFIDREFLTMQKNEGVTRRLRGFVLTDRGIPRHGYELENAEGVVIGHVTSGTMSPILNKGIGMGYIAREYSAFGTEVFVKIRNKSIPAEVVKIPFI, encoded by the coding sequence ATGAAGACAACTGCATTTAATCAAATTCACAAAAGCCTTGGTGCTAAAATGGTTGAGTTTGCCGGTTACGAAATGCCAATTGAATATTCTGGAATTAAAGCCGAACACATGTGTGTGCGCGAAGCAGTAGGCGTTTTTGATGTATCGCATATGGGCGAGTTTTGGGTAAAAGGACCTAAGGCTTTGGATTTAGTGGCAAAAATTACTTCAAATGATCCACGAATTTTAACACTTGGGCAGGCACAATACAGCTGTTTCCCAAATGGGAAAGGTGGAATTGTTGATGATTTACTGGTGTATTATTACGAGCCGGAAAAATATATGCTGGTTGTAAATGCAGCAAACATCGAAAAAGACTGGAACTGGGTTGTTGCTCAAAACGAAGAGATTGGCGCTGAACTGGAAAATGCGTCAGATAACATTAGCCAGCTTGCCATTCAGGGGCCAAAAGCTACTGAAGTATTGCAGAAATTAACCGAAGTAGATTTATCAGAAATAAAATTTTACACCTTTACCACCGATAAATTTGCCGGTGTTGATGATGTAATTATTTCGGCAACAGGTTATACCGGTGCAGGTGGTTTCGAATTGTATTTTAGAAACAGTGTGGCCGAACAAATATGGAAAGCTATTTTCGAAGCCGGTGAGGAGTTTGGAATTCAGCCGGTAGGTTTGGCTGCCCGCGATACTTTGCGCCTGGAAATGGGATATTGCTTATACGGAAATGATATTGACGATACCACATCGCCGATTGAAGCCGGTTTAGGTTGGATTACCAAATTTAATAATGGTCGGAAATTTATCGATCGCGAATTTTTAACCATGCAAAAAAACGAGGGCGTAACTCGTCGTTTGCGCGGTTTTGTTCTAACAGATCGTGGAATTCCACGTCATGGATACGAATTGGAAAATGCTGAGGGAGTGGTAATCGGTCATGTGACTTCCGGAACCATGTCGCCCATTTTGAACAAAGGAATTGGCATGGGATATATTGCCCGGGAGTATTCGGCATTTGGAACCGAAGTATTTGTAAAAATCAGGAATAAATCGATACCTGCAGAGGTCGTTAAAATACCTTTTATATAA